In Silene latifolia isolate original U9 population chromosome 3, ASM4854445v1, whole genome shotgun sequence, a single window of DNA contains:
- the LOC141649238 gene encoding uncharacterized protein LOC141649238, protein MEAVQPIELEVPSLRILLESQVPEADWVQARYDSFVLLDEPRLNALYQVQLYQKRIERAFNKKVKPRKIKEGDLVLKSVRALLPVDPRGKFKPNWGGPYLVKRIMTGGAVRLTDLDGNDFSNPTNLDQLKKYYP, encoded by the coding sequence ATGGAGGCAGTTCAGCCCATAGAACTAGAGGTACCATCCCTAAGGATATTACttgagagtcaagttcctgaagCAGATTGGGTCCAAGCCAGATATGACTCTTTCGTTTTACTGGATGAACCACGCTTGAACGCATTGTATCaggttcaactctatcagaaaaggatagaaAGGGCTTTTAATAAGAAGGTGAAACCTAGAaaaatcaaagaaggagatttggtgttGAAATCGGTTCGTGCACTACTGCCAGTAGACCCGAGGGGTAAATTTAAACCAAATTGGGGAGGCCCGTATTTGGTGAAAAGAATTATGACAGGAGGAGCGGTTCGGCTGACTgatctagatggaaacgactttTCGAATCCTACAAATCTGGACCAGTTAAAAAAATACTATCCATAA